Within the Corynebacterium afermentans subsp. lipophilum genome, the region ATAAATTCACGCCATGCCCGGTAGGTGCCGGTGGCGACCAACTCGGTCGCGGCGGCGGCAGGCACAAGGGCGTCGGCTGCCTCGCGCGAGCGCTTGCGCCTTAAGAGCGCGTTCGGCTCGCCAGCCATCGCCTCCTCCAACGCGTGCAACAGCTCGCCGCGGACGAACTCCGCTTCCTCCACGGCAGCCTCAAACAGTCGCGTGAGCTCCTCGTCGGCGGCAATCGCGGCCGGTATCACCGCGCCTTGTGCCGCGCGCTCGCTGACCGCCAGGCCGTGCCCCCGGACCGCGGCGGCCGCGTCGCGTGAGATACCCCGGATATGCAAGGTAGCGCTGGCGTGTTCCAGTATGTGCGCGCGGGAATCGGCGAGGTCGTCGGCATGGCGGCGAAGGAGGGCGGCCGGAGGTTCGTCGCTAAGCAAGGCGTAGGCAACCGCACTCTCCCCGTGGGTGACGCCCTCTGCAACCGGGGCCCGCAGTGCAGTGGCTGCGACGAGTTCAACCTGCATTTACAGCCCGAGGTAGGCGTCGAGGCCGATGGTCAGGCCCGGACGGTTCGCCACCTCGCGCACGCCGGTGAGCACGCCGGGGACGAAGGATTCGCGGCCGTAGGAGTCCTGACGGATGGTCAGGGACTGCTCGGTGGTGCCGAAGATGACCTCTTCGTGCGCGACCATGCCCTTCATGCGCACCGCGTGCACCGGAACGCCATCGACGCTCGCGCCGCGGGAGCCGTCCAGCGCCTGCTCGGTAGCATCCGGCATCTCCGTCAGGCCAGCGTTCTTTCGCGCGTCCGCGATCCCCTGCGCGGTCTTGACCGCCGTGCCGCTAGGCGCGTCGAGTTTGTTCGGGTGATGGAACTCCACTACCTCCGCCGACTCGAAGAACGGCGCCGCCTGGCGGGCGAACGCCATGGTCAGCACCGCGGAGATGGCGAAGTTCGGGGCGATGAGCACTCCGACGCCCTCGTTTGCCGCGCACCAGTCGCGCACCTTTTGGTATCGCTCATCGTCGAAGCCGGTGGTGCCCACCACGCAGTGGATGCCGTTATTGATGCAGAACTCCAGGTTGTCCATCACCGCGTTCGGGGTGGTGAAGTCGACGATGACGTCCACGCCTTCATCCACCAGCACCTGCAACGAATCGCCAGCACTCACCTTGGCGGCGAGCTGCAGGTCATCAGCCTTCTCCACACCGGCAACAACGGCGGAGCCGACCTTGCCGGTCGCTCCGAGCACTCCAACTTTGATCATGGGTGTCCTTTCTGTTTGTCTCCGGTGGCCATGGTAGCCCCGCTAGGGTGGGGCTATGACACTCCACAGCCGCAAGTTCAGCCCCACCCGCAGCCGAGCTCTTTGTGCAGCGCTCGCAATCACCGCCCTGACCGTTGCAGGCTGCGGAGCCGAGACGGGAGACACGGAGCCGTCTGTTGAGCCGGAGACCGGATCGGTGACGACCTCCACCGCGAGTTCCACTGCACCGGCTTCCTCTTCTGCGTCCACATCCGCGTCCGCAGAAGGCACGGCAGAGTCTGACACCAAGGACGTTTCCGCAGCGGCGGCCCCGGCAGGCGGCCAGTCCGCTACACCCTTTACCTTGGAGGACACCCACCTGCAGAACCCGGGCCACCCCGAGTTGCAGATCGAAGACGTCCGCGCCGGCTCCCACGAGGGCGTCGACCGCGTCGTGGTGGAACTTTCCGGCACCGGCACACCGAACGTTTTGGCCGGCTACACCCCGGATCCGCGCCAGCAGGCGTCCGGACTGCCGCTCGTGCCGGCCGGCAACGCGTACTTCGAACTGATCATCCAGGGTGTGCCGTGGTCGATGGGCTTGAGCGATGCTGACCTGGCTAAGGCCGACCCCGCTGGCGTGGCCGCTGGCGGGATCCAGGAAATCGCTGACGGCGGAATCTTCGAGGCGGACGCCCAGTACATCGTCGGCCTCGACGCCCAGCGACCGTACAACCTGTACCTGCTGGAGAACCCGACCCGCGTGGTCGTCGACTTTCAGAAGTAGGAGACGGAAATGAGTCTCATTTCTTGGCTCGGGCTCGGTTTCGTAGCACTGCTGTCCATCGGCGGCATCGTGGCCCTGGGCACCGCCTCCAAGGAGATCCACCGCAGCGACATGGACGAAGATTCCAAGCGCCGGTGGGGATTCCTCATGGGGTTCTCTCCCCTTGCCGGGTTGTACGCCTACTGGAGGCGCAATGAGCTGTTCGGCCACGGTGAGCGGCCTACAGATGAGCCTGGTCGCGGCACCGACTAGGACCCCGTCGCCACACATCCCCAACCTTTTATGCGATGCCGCGCCTAAAAAGCGTCTAAAGTGAACGGAAACACACTGACGCCTAAAAGTGGCGCCGGAGAGTCTGTGTGAAAGGTTTTTAAGATGTTTGACCCGTATCGCCGCCCCACGGTGGCGGTTGTCGGCGCCGGTATTTCCGGTTGCACCGCTGCGGCGGAGTGCGCGTTTTCCGGCTTCGACACAGCCCTATTCGACCGCCAGGAGTACATCGGCGGGCATCTGACCGCCCCGGATTCGCCCACCGTGTCCAGACGGCAACACTTCCGCACTCCGTATTTGAAGCTCACAGCCACGGACGGCACCCCTCGCTCGCTAATCGCGCACCTCGAAGCCGCTGTCGACGCAAGTGGCGCGACGTTTAGAGGCGGTAGCGAAGTCACGGGCGCCGAATGGAACGCCGCAGAAGGTCAGTGGGAGGTGAGCTACACCCGCAACGGGGAAACACGCACTGAGCCTTTCGACGTGCTGATCCGCGCCACCGGCGAACCTTCCCCGTGGATCGGCGTCCCCGGCCGCAAGAACATCAACGCAGATGAGCTGTACCTCCACAACGGCGTGGATGTCGTAGGCCTGCCCAACGCGCTTTTCGTGGACTACCGCACCCCCGACCCGAAATTCGACCAGAAGTCCTGGGCCGTTTTCGAGGCACGCGGCGACTACGCCCGCAGATACGTTCGCCAGCTGGAGATCCGCGGCCCCGGTGCCCTGACAATCAAGCCCGACAAGTGGCGCGTGCAGCCCGGCACCGTCCGCGGATTGAAAGCGGCACTCGTCGAGTTCGACCCTGAGGTCCACAGCTTCGAACGCGCAGAAAACTACCAGGCCCCAACCCGTCGCGCCGCCCGCCAAACTGCGAGCTAGACCACGGCGACCGAAAACTTCTAAGGAGACACGATGACCATTCTGAAACCCTCCGACAGCATTACCCCAACCGAGCATGTCGTAACGGACGCCGCAATCGACACCGATGGCCTGCCGGAGCTCGGCCCCGATTCCATTCTGTGGCAGCGTTTCGGCGACTGGCGCTCCCTGTTCGTTGCCTTGAGCGCCGGCGTGCTGCAGATTGCGCAGCGCGACATCAGCCGCTCGCTGGTGCAGCAGTCCAACGTGTTCGACAACGAGGTCGCCCGCCTGGTCCGCTCCGCGTTCCCGATCATCCGCACGGTGTACGAAGGCCCGGAAGTCGGCGCGATGATCCGCGACTTCCACAAGGACATCAAAGGCACACACCCGGACGGCTCGCGCTACCACTCGTTGAACCCGGAGGTCTACTACTGGGCGCACGCGACGTTCGTCGCAATGCCGTATCTCCTGGCCGGCAACTTCATGCCCGACATGACGCACGCTGAGCGCGAACAGCTCTTCCAGGAGTCGCGCACCTGGTACAGCTACTACGGGGTGGCCGAGCCGGAGGGCGCCCCGAAGTCCTACGACGAGTACGTCGCTTACA harbors:
- a CDS encoding oxygenase MpaB family protein, with protein sequence MTILKPSDSITPTEHVVTDAAIDTDGLPELGPDSILWQRFGDWRSLFVALSAGVLQIAQRDISRSLVQQSNVFDNEVARLVRSAFPIIRTVYEGPEVGAMIRDFHKDIKGTHPDGSRYHSLNPEVYYWAHATFVAMPYLLAGNFMPDMTHAEREQLFQESRTWYSYYGVAEPEGAPKSYDEYVAYMDAMYDKLGPSETIDRSRIMNGLTLDPPDPSVPRWAWKPIAPYASKLLLWVSIGLLPEKVRNSLGLEWTKADQRKLNIFSRATRGVFSVLPRKARMVAIASRAFEKAEAKAN
- a CDS encoding FAD-dependent thymidylate synthase, translating into MQVELVAATALRAPVAEGVTHGESAVAYALLSDEPPAALLRRHADDLADSRAHILEHASATLHIRGISRDAAAAVRGHGLAVSERAAQGAVIPAAIAADEELTRLFEAAVEEAEFVRGELLHALEEAMAGEPNALLRRKRSREAADALVPAAAATELVATGTYRAWREFIAAHNGRFQHEEIRQLALAVLEVMHREAPLLFGDLAEGERR
- a CDS encoding NAD(P)-binding protein translates to MFDPYRRPTVAVVGAGISGCTAAAECAFSGFDTALFDRQEYIGGHLTAPDSPTVSRRQHFRTPYLKLTATDGTPRSLIAHLEAAVDASGATFRGGSEVTGAEWNAAEGQWEVSYTRNGETRTEPFDVLIRATGEPSPWIGVPGRKNINADELYLHNGVDVVGLPNALFVDYRTPDPKFDQKSWAVFEARGDYARRYVRQLEIRGPGALTIKPDKWRVQPGTVRGLKAALVEFDPEVHSFERAENYQAPTRRAARQTAS
- the dapB gene encoding 4-hydroxy-tetrahydrodipicolinate reductase, which produces MIKVGVLGATGKVGSAVVAGVEKADDLQLAAKVSAGDSLQVLVDEGVDVIVDFTTPNAVMDNLEFCINNGIHCVVGTTGFDDERYQKVRDWCAANEGVGVLIAPNFAISAVLTMAFARQAAPFFESAEVVEFHHPNKLDAPSGTAVKTAQGIADARKNAGLTEMPDATEQALDGSRGASVDGVPVHAVRMKGMVAHEEVIFGTTEQSLTIRQDSYGRESFVPGVLTGVREVANRPGLTIGLDAYLGL
- a CDS encoding AMIN-like domain-containing (lipo)protein, with the translated sequence MTLHSRKFSPTRSRALCAALAITALTVAGCGAETGDTEPSVEPETGSVTTSTASSTAPASSSASTSASAEGTAESDTKDVSAAAAPAGGQSATPFTLEDTHLQNPGHPELQIEDVRAGSHEGVDRVVVELSGTGTPNVLAGYTPDPRQQASGLPLVPAGNAYFELIIQGVPWSMGLSDADLAKADPAGVAAGGIQEIADGGIFEADAQYIVGLDAQRPYNLYLLENPTRVVVDFQK